A window of the Bacteroides thetaiotaomicron VPI-5482 genome harbors these coding sequences:
- a CDS encoding glycosyltransferase WbsX family protein: protein MKNQFVKCISQLLFLLLIIGVLPVYAQKKSKEKIYRLPDDLETLAGDPALLKKPEGLTVAAYAFPNYHASALHNKIYSQGWTEYNLIRSARPWFEGHQQPRTPLLGELDESKPSTWETYNKLCKQSGIDVLIWDWYWYDGKPCLHEALENGFLEASNTKDVKFACMWTNHPWYVLYPTKRTDGSNAYPPSFDAPDFSKEECWKSLSYMISRYCHLENYWRIDDKPVICIWDARRLESKLGIAGVKQLFAELTDYAKKLGHKGLHFHVTGFSCGNMKEEGYDTVGSYNPMDWIAGRFQPKEIELPDYGTVAADVAFKLWDEHHGQFDIPYVPAVAPGWDSTPRYIAPANRPAKADRSQWPGCTIFKNENPASFKAFVQSSFVYLNKHPEVPRILTIACFNEWSEGHYLLPDNRFGYGMLDALGEALGKEGNHEKHGK from the coding sequence ATGAAAAACCAGTTTGTTAAATGTATTAGTCAGTTATTGTTTTTATTGTTGATAATAGGTGTATTGCCTGTTTATGCACAGAAAAAAAGTAAAGAGAAGATTTATCGTTTGCCTGATGATCTTGAAACATTGGCAGGTGATCCTGCTTTGTTAAAGAAACCGGAAGGATTAACGGTGGCTGCTTATGCTTTTCCTAATTATCATGCTTCGGCTTTGCATAATAAAATATATTCTCAGGGCTGGACTGAATATAATTTGATTCGTAGCGCTCGTCCTTGGTTTGAAGGGCATCAACAGCCACGTACGCCCTTGTTAGGGGAGCTTGATGAGAGTAAGCCTTCTACTTGGGAGACATATAACAAGCTTTGCAAACAAAGTGGCATTGATGTTTTGATTTGGGATTGGTATTGGTATGATGGTAAACCATGTCTGCATGAAGCATTGGAAAATGGTTTTCTGGAAGCTAGTAATACAAAAGACGTAAAGTTTGCTTGTATGTGGACCAATCATCCTTGGTATGTATTGTATCCAACGAAGCGTACTGATGGAAGTAATGCTTATCCTCCAAGTTTTGATGCTCCCGATTTCTCTAAAGAAGAGTGTTGGAAAAGCCTTTCTTATATGATTTCACGCTATTGCCATTTGGAGAATTATTGGAGAATTGATGATAAGCCGGTGATTTGTATTTGGGATGCACGGCGTTTGGAATCTAAATTGGGAATAGCAGGAGTGAAACAGTTATTTGCGGAGTTGACGGATTATGCAAAAAAACTGGGACATAAAGGTTTGCATTTTCATGTGACAGGTTTCAGTTGTGGAAATATGAAAGAAGAGGGATATGATACTGTAGGCTCTTATAATCCGATGGATTGGATTGCAGGTCGCTTCCAACCCAAAGAAATCGAATTGCCGGATTATGGAACAGTGGCAGCTGATGTGGCTTTTAAGTTATGGGATGAACATCATGGTCAGTTTGATATTCCTTATGTTCCGGCTGTAGCTCCGGGATGGGATTCTACTCCAAGATATATAGCTCCGGCGAATCGTCCGGCAAAAGCAGACCGTAGTCAATGGCCGGGTTGCACTATTTTTAAGAATGAGAATCCAGCCTCTTTCAAGGCTTTTGTTCAATCGTCTTTTGTGTATTTGAACAAACATCCGGAAGTTCCACGAATTCTGACCATTGCTTGTTTTAATGAATGGTCTGAAGGACACTATTTATTGCCGGACAATCGTTTCGGTTATGGTATGCTCGATGCTTTAGGGGAAGCCTTAGGTAAAGAAGGAAATCACGAAAAGCACGGGAAATGA
- a CDS encoding glycosyl hydrolase family 43, with the protein MKHLLAGILVWVIWGLCSCQSDGKVIIPSPIYVDNHYHGPADPEITWNPKTEEWMIFYTSRRPFKDQASYVGTPVGVAVSKDFVHWKFAGYCSFDGVGGQPDSEKTYWAPGVIVEGDSAHMFVTLKDDSTPVWGGPSNIVHFSAPLEDMISGWRRVNTVVDTPISIDATVVKNGDRWDMWYRDRPTEDTGGLYYAQSNDLYHWTLKGLAKGDINNVEVTKHTYQEGAYAFQWKGYFWIIADPHKGLAVYRSKDAENWEYQGIVMYEPGTRFFDNTRARHPSVIIRNDRAFIVYHVQPFLGYNPNTHEAGDDVYQKLSFLQMAELEFKDGKLICDRNKVLYK; encoded by the coding sequence ATGAAACATCTACTTGCTGGTATTTTAGTATGGGTGATATGGGGACTTTGTTCTTGTCAGTCTGATGGTAAGGTGATCATTCCTTCACCCATTTATGTAGATAATCACTATCATGGTCCGGCTGATCCGGAGATAACCTGGAATCCTAAAACAGAAGAATGGATGATTTTTTATACATCACGTCGTCCTTTTAAAGATCAGGCTTCTTATGTAGGAACGCCTGTGGGGGTTGCTGTGTCCAAAGATTTTGTACATTGGAAGTTTGCGGGATATTGCTCGTTCGATGGTGTAGGCGGTCAGCCGGATAGTGAGAAAACGTATTGGGCACCGGGTGTGATTGTGGAAGGTGATAGTGCCCATATGTTTGTGACTTTGAAAGATGACTCTACTCCGGTCTGGGGTGGACCTAGTAACATTGTTCATTTCTCTGCACCTTTGGAAGATATGATTTCAGGGTGGAGACGGGTAAATACAGTGGTGGATACTCCGATTTCTATTGATGCGACTGTTGTAAAGAATGGTGATCGTTGGGATATGTGGTATCGTGACCGTCCGACAGAAGATACAGGCGGATTGTATTATGCACAAAGTAATGATTTGTATCATTGGACATTAAAGGGGCTTGCCAAAGGCGATATTAATAATGTCGAGGTGACGAAGCATACATATCAGGAGGGGGCTTATGCTTTTCAGTGGAAAGGTTATTTCTGGATAATAGCTGATCCTCATAAAGGATTGGCCGTGTATCGTTCGAAAGATGCGGAGAACTGGGAATATCAAGGAATTGTCATGTATGAACCGGGTACTCGGTTCTTTGACAATACTCGCGCCCGGCATCCTAGTGTCATTATCAGAAATGATCGGGCATTCATTGTATACCATGTGCAACCCTTTTTAGGATATAATCCAAATACACACGAGGCTGGTGATGATGTTTACCAGAAACTGAGTTTCTTGCAGATGGCGGAATTGGAGTTTAAGGATGGAAAACTTATTTGTGACCGTAATAAGGTACTGTATAAATAA
- a CDS encoding SusC/RagA family TonB-linked outer membrane protein has protein sequence MFTMTNFAKRGRLSISWRACILLVGLCCPFPVVSSYATDSITEIQQNKTKKFRGNVLDEAGAPVTGATVQIQGKAGGVITDIDGNFTIEVGESDVLQITFIGLETQLVPVRGKASMKIVMKELRDELEEVTVVAFAKQKKESVIGSIQTVKPAELKTPSSNLTTSLAGRMAGVIAYQRSGEPGKDNANFFIRGVTTFGYKKDPLILLDNVEVSSDDLARVQPDDIASFSVLKDATSTALYGARGANGVILVTTKEGKEGKAQVSVRVENSFSAPTKMIDIADPISYMRLNNEAVLTRDPQGVIPYPESKIANTMAPNRNPYVYPTVDWMKEMFKDYTVNQRVNFNVRGGGSVATYYLAGTFSNDTGLLKNDGLNNFNSNISLKKYNILSTFNIHLTKTTEVKVRFQADFDDYRGPVDGGNILFDHAIHASPVDFPKYYLPDLQNQGVGHPLFGNMEGANHINPYAIMTSGYKDYSRTNISAQAEIEQNLDFITEGLTVQGHFSTVRRSYFDVSRSYTPYYYKIGFYDKESDNYVLQALNPDSGTEYLGYSEGPKDVYTQIYMQAKANYVRKFGLHDVGALLVYQRKEELLGNAGSVIKSLPKRNQGISGRMSYGYDSRYFVEFNFGYNGSERFAQNERYGFFPSIGGAWMLSNEAFWRPIEKVANKLKLKVTYGLVGNDAIGSDSDRFFYLSNMNMNSSGRGQVFGTNWGNYKDGISTVRYPNEFITWEVAKKLNIGFELGLFNSLDVQFDYFREDRSKILMDRSFIPTTMGLEASVRANVGEAASHGVDLSVNYNHWFNNKIWLQGYGNFTYATSEFKVADEPDYAAAGLPWRSRVGYSLSQQWGYIAERLFVDEADIANSPVQSFGTYLPGDIKYKDINKDGKISDADLVPIGYPTTPEITYGFGLSMGFKNWDISCFFQGSARSSFFIDSEQIAPFNNPPSTTGSYTRKTALFQAIADSYWSEEHRDIYAFWPRLSTESIKNNTQVSTWWMRDGSFMRLKSLELGYSFPQQMIKKIHLTKLRLYANGTNLLTFSKFKLWDPEMGGLGVGYPNQRVINLGIQVDF, from the coding sequence ATGTTTACTATGACAAACTTTGCAAAGAGAGGACGGTTGTCAATCTCTTGGAGGGCATGTATCCTGTTAGTTGGTCTTTGTTGTCCTTTTCCTGTAGTTTCTTCTTATGCAACAGACAGTATAACAGAGATTCAGCAGAATAAGACAAAGAAATTTAGAGGTAATGTATTGGATGAGGCAGGAGCACCGGTAACAGGTGCTACTGTCCAGATACAAGGGAAAGCTGGCGGTGTCATAACTGATATAGATGGTAATTTCACGATCGAAGTTGGCGAGAGTGATGTTTTGCAAATAACCTTTATAGGTTTGGAGACTCAACTGGTTCCTGTTAGAGGAAAAGCGTCTATGAAGATTGTGATGAAAGAATTACGGGATGAGCTGGAAGAAGTGACAGTAGTAGCTTTTGCTAAGCAAAAAAAAGAGAGTGTAATCGGTTCTATTCAGACTGTAAAACCTGCGGAGCTGAAAACACCCAGTAGTAATCTGACTACTTCTTTGGCTGGGCGTATGGCAGGTGTGATAGCGTATCAACGTAGTGGTGAACCAGGGAAAGACAATGCTAATTTTTTTATACGTGGTGTAACGACGTTTGGTTATAAAAAAGACCCATTGATTTTGCTTGATAATGTGGAAGTATCGTCAGATGACTTGGCGCGAGTACAGCCCGATGACATTGCTAGTTTCTCAGTATTGAAAGACGCGACATCTACAGCGTTATATGGAGCACGTGGTGCAAATGGAGTTATCTTGGTAACAACAAAAGAAGGAAAGGAAGGAAAAGCTCAGGTGTCGGTTCGTGTGGAGAATTCCTTTTCAGCTCCGACGAAGATGATTGATATTGCTGATCCTATTTCATATATGAGATTAAACAATGAAGCCGTTCTGACACGTGATCCTCAAGGGGTCATTCCTTATCCGGAATCTAAAATTGCTAATACTATGGCTCCCAATAGGAATCCGTATGTTTACCCGACCGTAGACTGGATGAAAGAGATGTTTAAAGATTATACTGTTAATCAGCGGGTAAACTTCAATGTAAGAGGTGGTGGTAGTGTGGCAACTTATTATCTGGCGGGCACATTTAGTAATGACACAGGATTACTTAAGAATGATGGATTGAATAACTTTAATTCGAACATTAGCCTGAAGAAGTACAATATCTTATCAACTTTTAATATTCATCTGACAAAGACAACAGAAGTGAAGGTGCGTTTTCAGGCTGATTTTGATGATTATCGTGGTCCTGTTGACGGAGGTAATATCTTATTCGATCATGCTATACACGCAAGTCCGGTTGATTTTCCTAAATATTATTTGCCTGATTTACAAAATCAAGGGGTAGGACATCCGCTTTTCGGTAACATGGAGGGAGCTAACCATATCAATCCTTATGCAATTATGACTAGCGGGTATAAGGATTATAGTCGTACCAACATTTCTGCACAAGCAGAAATTGAGCAGAATTTGGACTTTATAACAGAGGGGTTAACTGTACAAGGGCATTTTAGTACAGTGAGACGTTCTTATTTTGATGTTTCCCGCTCTTATACTCCGTATTACTATAAAATTGGTTTTTATGATAAAGAGTCGGATAACTATGTATTACAAGCACTAAATCCTGATAGCGGGACAGAATATCTGGGCTATAGTGAAGGGCCGAAAGATGTCTATACCCAAATATATATGCAGGCTAAAGCCAATTATGTCCGGAAGTTTGGTTTGCACGATGTAGGAGCTTTGTTGGTATATCAAAGGAAAGAAGAACTCTTGGGGAATGCCGGTAGTGTTATAAAATCATTACCTAAAAGAAATCAGGGAATATCTGGTCGAATGTCTTATGGTTATGATAGCCGTTATTTTGTAGAATTCAACTTTGGATACAATGGATCCGAACGATTCGCTCAGAATGAAAGATATGGTTTTTTCCCTTCTATAGGAGGTGCATGGATGCTCTCTAATGAGGCTTTTTGGAGACCGATAGAGAAAGTGGCAAATAAGTTGAAGTTAAAGGTTACTTATGGTCTTGTCGGTAATGATGCAATAGGAAGTGATTCAGATCGATTTTTCTACTTGTCTAATATGAATATGAACTCTTCCGGTAGAGGACAGGTTTTTGGAACCAACTGGGGAAATTATAAAGATGGGATTTCCACGGTACGTTATCCCAATGAGTTTATAACATGGGAAGTTGCAAAGAAGCTGAATATTGGTTTTGAACTAGGCTTGTTCAATAGTTTGGATGTACAATTTGACTATTTCCGTGAAGACCGTTCTAAAATCCTAATGGACAGAAGTTTTATTCCTACTACAATGGGATTGGAGGCTAGTGTACGTGCTAATGTAGGTGAAGCTGCATCTCATGGAGTAGACTTGTCGGTGAATTATAACCATTGGTTTAATAATAAGATTTGGTTGCAGGGTTATGGTAATTTCACTTATGCGACAAGTGAATTTAAAGTGGCTGATGAACCGGATTATGCTGCTGCCGGATTACCATGGAGGTCAAGAGTCGGTTACAGTTTGAGCCAACAATGGGGATATATTGCAGAGCGACTTTTTGTAGATGAGGCAGATATTGCAAACTCTCCGGTACAAAGTTTTGGGACATATTTGCCTGGTGATATCAAGTATAAGGATATAAATAAAGATGGAAAGATATCTGATGCTGACTTAGTTCCTATCGGTTATCCTACAACGCCTGAGATTACGTATGGTTTTGGGTTGTCAATGGGATTTAAGAATTGGGACATATCTTGTTTCTTCCAAGGATCTGCAAGATCTAGTTTCTTTATAGATTCGGAGCAGATAGCACCATTCAATAATCCTCCGTCAACGACAGGTTCTTATACTCGGAAGACAGCATTATTTCAGGCGATAGCTGATAGCTATTGGTCAGAAGAACATCGTGATATTTATGCATTCTGGCCGCGTCTTTCTACTGAATCGATAAAGAATAATACTCAAGTGAGTACTTGGTGGATGCGTGATGGTTCTTTCATGCGCCTGAAATCATTAGAGTTAGGGTATAGCTTTCCGCAACAAATGATAAAGAAGATTCATTTGACTAAATTGCGTTTGTATGCGAATGGAACTAATTTATTGACCTTCAGTAAATTTAAACTTTGGGATCCGGAGATGGGTGGATTAGGAGTCGGATATCCCAATCAGCGTGTTATTAATTTAGGTATACAAGTTGACTTTTAA
- a CDS encoding DUF4998 domain-containing protein, translating to MKYLYKIGLILSVVLTAGACSGQLDTIQEYLDAGETIYAAKMDSVDIRPGYNRVEVTGLLKYGMDTERCVIHWTPDNDSLVVPVKRIDPVDTFRVFIENLPEGTYQFEIVTYNKSGYRSISTSKGSKTYGDRYISSLRVRSLLSTEVEGENLLLNFSSEMAEALATKVFYLNSAGEKQEQEVARGDNQIKITDWKPRGAYEVKTYYIPEVNAVDTFSVSSTGVFPEKIVEMDKSTFREIILDNDIRLNAWGGALWKAWDNAYENTNYAHSDNTNPIVFPAWFTFDLGEKALLKRFDLFSVVRDDLNYNGGNMKSWEIWGREDEPANSSWDGWTKLITCNSFKPSGKPVGENTDEDNSYIAKGEKFDFPSGIPEVRYIRIKVLDSWSGQGYVQFSEFTFYKSE from the coding sequence ATGAAATATTTATATAAGATAGGATTAATACTTAGTGTTGTATTGACTGCCGGAGCTTGCTCCGGTCAGTTGGACACGATCCAAGAGTATCTGGATGCCGGTGAAACTATCTATGCGGCAAAAATGGATTCTGTTGACATACGTCCTGGATATAATCGGGTAGAAGTAACGGGATTACTTAAATATGGTATGGATACAGAAAGGTGCGTTATTCATTGGACACCGGACAATGACTCTTTAGTAGTGCCTGTTAAACGGATAGATCCGGTAGATACTTTTCGTGTTTTTATAGAGAATTTACCTGAAGGTACTTATCAATTTGAGATTGTTACCTATAACAAAAGTGGGTATCGTTCTATTTCAACCTCAAAAGGAAGTAAAACTTATGGTGATCGGTACATAAGTTCTTTACGGGTACGTTCTTTGTTGAGTACAGAGGTTGAAGGGGAAAATCTGTTACTAAATTTTTCCTCAGAAATGGCCGAAGCATTGGCAACTAAAGTGTTTTATCTGAATAGTGCCGGCGAGAAGCAGGAACAAGAGGTGGCAAGAGGAGATAATCAGATTAAGATTACTGATTGGAAGCCGCGGGGAGCCTATGAAGTCAAAACATATTATATTCCGGAGGTGAATGCAGTAGATACTTTCTCTGTTTCTTCAACGGGGGTATTCCCAGAAAAAATAGTTGAAATGGATAAAAGTACATTCCGTGAAATAATACTGGATAATGATATCCGATTGAACGCTTGGGGAGGAGCATTATGGAAAGCATGGGATAATGCATACGAAAATACAAACTATGCACATAGTGATAATACGAATCCGATCGTTTTTCCTGCTTGGTTTACTTTCGATTTAGGAGAGAAAGCTCTTTTAAAGCGTTTTGACTTGTTTTCGGTTGTTCGTGATGATTTGAATTATAATGGAGGAAATATGAAGAGCTGGGAAATCTGGGGTAGAGAAGATGAACCGGCAAATTCTTCTTGGGATGGATGGACTAAGCTGATAACTTGTAATTCTTTCAAGCCTTCTGGCAAGCCTGTTGGCGAGAATACGGATGAAGACAATTCTTATATAGCAAAAGGAGAAAAGTTTGATTTTCCATCAGGTATTCCGGAGGTTCGCTATATAAGAATTAAGGTTCTCGATTCATGGAGTGGACAGGGATATGTACAGTTCTCGGAATTTACATTTTATAAAAGTGAATAA
- a CDS encoding RagB/SusD family nutrient uptake outer membrane protein: MKTKKIFNFLLLLGFLSGCDYLDIVPDNLPTLEMAFNNKSSAERFLFTCYSFVPEHGKIGTDPGMDVGDEVWYYSDNSADYSNKTTFWIAKGMQNSNEPLVDYWNGTQWGKAMFVGIRDCNVFIENIEKVPDLSAYDKETWKAEAKVLKAFYHFWMMRMYGPIPIIKENIPVSAGEDEVRVVRDKIDDIVTYIVSLIDESVEYLPLNIQNEAAEMGRITRPAAKAIKAKILAFAASPFFNGNLDYANFKNAEGEPFFNQVYDNEKWTKAADACLEAIQCAEEAGHGLYEFVNMSSTQLSDETILSLSNRCKVTERWNKELVWGCGQSGIRDLQVLCQPWLESNYSSDDRYHNARNGTFAPTLAVAETFYTKNGVPMDEDKNYDYSKRYTTQVATEADKYYIQPGYTTAKLHFDREPRFYATLGFDGSSWYGIGKMDDNDMWYLQAKAKQASGKRGNTLYSITGYFAKKLVRYQNAMVPASIQIETYPFPIIRLADLYLLYAEALNEAKKEEGTVPEDCYTYIDKVRARAGLKGVKDSWRLYANDANKPNTYEGFQTIVRKERMIELALEGQRFWDIRRWNLANQYFNKSLQGWDINQSETNEYYKLNTYFIRNYEDRENLWPLKDYDCIVNPKLVQNPGW, from the coding sequence ATGAAAACTAAGAAGATATTTAATTTCCTGCTACTCTTAGGTTTCTTGTCTGGATGTGATTATCTTGATATTGTTCCAGATAATCTGCCGACTTTAGAGATGGCTTTTAATAACAAGAGTTCTGCTGAAAGATTTCTGTTCACTTGCTACTCTTTTGTTCCGGAACATGGTAAGATTGGAACCGACCCGGGGATGGATGTAGGTGATGAAGTGTGGTATTATAGTGATAATTCTGCCGACTATTCAAATAAAACGACTTTTTGGATAGCCAAAGGCATGCAAAATTCCAATGAACCTTTGGTCGATTATTGGAATGGGACACAATGGGGAAAAGCCATGTTTGTAGGGATACGTGATTGTAATGTTTTTATAGAAAACATAGAGAAGGTTCCTGATCTTTCGGCTTATGATAAAGAAACATGGAAGGCAGAAGCCAAGGTCTTGAAAGCCTTCTATCATTTTTGGATGATGAGAATGTATGGTCCTATCCCAATTATAAAAGAAAACATCCCGGTTTCGGCTGGTGAGGATGAAGTGAGAGTCGTTCGCGATAAGATAGATGATATTGTGACTTATATTGTTTCTCTGATAGATGAGTCAGTCGAATATTTGCCATTGAATATTCAGAACGAAGCAGCAGAAATGGGACGAATAACTCGTCCGGCTGCTAAGGCTATTAAGGCTAAGATATTAGCATTTGCAGCGAGCCCGTTTTTTAATGGCAATCTGGATTATGCAAATTTCAAAAATGCCGAAGGTGAACCATTCTTTAATCAGGTATATGATAATGAGAAATGGACAAAAGCTGCGGATGCCTGTTTGGAGGCCATTCAATGTGCGGAGGAAGCGGGACATGGACTTTATGAGTTCGTAAATATGTCTTCTACCCAATTGAGTGATGAAACAATTCTTTCATTAAGTAATCGTTGCAAGGTTACCGAGCGTTGGAATAAAGAACTTGTTTGGGGATGTGGACAATCGGGTATAAGAGATTTGCAGGTACTTTGTCAGCCTTGGTTAGAGTCTAATTACTCTTCTGACGACCGATATCATAATGCCCGAAATGGAACATTTGCACCCACTTTGGCTGTGGCTGAAACTTTTTATACTAAGAATGGTGTACCAATGGATGAAGACAAAAATTATGATTATAGTAAGCGATACACTACTCAAGTAGCAACTGAAGCCGATAAGTATTATATTCAACCGGGTTATACGACTGCAAAACTACACTTTGATAGAGAACCTCGTTTTTATGCAACACTAGGTTTCGATGGTTCCAGTTGGTATGGCATTGGTAAGATGGATGATAATGATATGTGGTATCTTCAGGCAAAAGCCAAACAGGCTTCAGGAAAGCGTGGAAATACTTTGTATTCAATCACTGGATATTTTGCAAAGAAGCTGGTACGTTATCAGAATGCGATGGTTCCTGCAAGCATACAGATAGAGACATATCCTTTCCCGATAATACGGTTGGCAGATTTATATCTGTTGTATGCTGAAGCTTTGAATGAGGCTAAGAAAGAAGAAGGCACAGTGCCTGAGGATTGCTATACTTACATTGACAAAGTGAGAGCAAGAGCCGGGCTAAAGGGAGTAAAAGATTCATGGCGTTTATATGCGAATGATGCCAATAAACCCAATACTTATGAAGGCTTTCAGACAATTGTGCGCAAGGAAAGAATGATTGAGTTGGCGTTGGAAGGGCAGCGTTTTTGGGATATAAGACGCTGGAATCTGGCTAATCAATACTTTAATAAGTCTTTGCAAGGATGGGATATTAATCAATCTGAAACAAACGAATATTATAAGCTGAATACTTATTTTATTCGTAACTATGAAGATCGTGAAAATCTTTGGCCCTTAAAAGATTATGACTGCATTGTGAATCCTAAATTAGTTCAAAATCCTGGTTGGTAA
- a CDS encoding family 43 glycosylhydrolase, giving the protein MKKLLLIEILLTISFTLMAEDPAKTYKNPVVNYSLPDPSVIRAEDGYFYLYATEDIRNLPIHRSKDLIKWESVGTAFTDETRPTFEPKGNLWAPDINKIGDKYVLYYSMSCWGGEWTCGIGVATADKPEGPFVDHGMMFRSNEIGVQNSIDPFYIEDGGRKYMFWGSFRGIYGIELTADGLKVKSGADKKQIAGTAYEGTYIHKKNGYYYLFASTGTCCEGLKSTYQTVVGRSSSLWGPYLDKQGRSMLDNNHVVLIHNNKSFVGTGHNAELITDKADNDWILYHGVSVSNPYGRVLLLDRVDWKKGWPVVKSSSASTESPKPHF; this is encoded by the coding sequence ATGAAAAAACTGTTGTTAATAGAAATTCTCCTTACCATAAGTTTTACGCTTATGGCAGAAGATCCCGCTAAGACTTATAAGAACCCGGTTGTTAATTATAGTTTGCCCGATCCCAGTGTGATCAGGGCAGAGGATGGATACTTTTATTTGTATGCAACGGAAGATATCAGGAATTTACCGATTCACCGTTCTAAAGACTTGATCAAATGGGAGTCTGTCGGTACAGCTTTTACCGATGAAACACGTCCGACTTTTGAGCCAAAAGGGAATTTATGGGCACCTGACATTAATAAAATAGGAGACAAATATGTACTCTATTATTCGATGTCTTGCTGGGGAGGTGAGTGGACTTGTGGAATAGGCGTAGCTACTGCCGACAAACCGGAAGGCCCTTTCGTAGATCATGGAATGATGTTTAGAAGTAATGAAATTGGGGTTCAGAATTCGATTGATCCATTTTATATAGAAGATGGAGGGCGGAAATATATGTTTTGGGGGAGTTTTCGCGGCATATATGGAATAGAGTTAACAGCCGACGGGCTAAAAGTAAAATCTGGAGCAGACAAGAAACAGATAGCAGGAACCGCTTATGAGGGGACTTATATTCATAAAAAGAATGGATATTACTATCTGTTTGCTTCTACCGGAACTTGTTGTGAAGGATTGAAAAGTACGTATCAGACAGTAGTAGGGCGTTCTAGTTCATTGTGGGGACCTTATTTGGATAAACAGGGAAGGTCTATGCTCGATAATAACCATGTGGTATTGATTCATAACAACAAAAGCTTTGTAGGCACAGGACATAATGCGGAACTAATAACCGATAAAGCAGATAATGATTGGATTTTATATCATGGAGTGAGTGTTTCCAATCCCTATGGGAGAGTTTTATTGTTAGATAGAGTTGATTGGAAAAAAGGGTGGCCTGTTGTGAAAAGTAGTTCTGCTTCTACAGAATCCCCCAAACCTCATTTTTAA
- a CDS encoding DUF5000 domain-containing lipoprotein: MKSYIMVLHLVLIFLSIGCKEDDNIRPFGKDVEAGAPGVVSEIKVKNIPGGAVISYQLPDNPDIMYVRARYKVGQGKEMEARASVYANELTVNGFGDMNEHEVELSCVDRMENEGATTVAVVTPLKPSVLTTFESLEVNATFGGVYVNFKNPEKASLSIHVVTTDSLNQPYEAHVQYTQAEKGPFYVRGFKAEERMFDIYVVDRWGNSSDTLYNVLTPYEETRLNKKLFYPYILPNDVACNAWGGNLAYAWNDDYTPALFVHSPGGDTFPMWFTFDMGVTAKLSRYKFYHLFMEEHAFQRGNLKTWEVWGRTDTPPADGSWDGWTKLMDCESHKPSGLPVGQHTAEDWEYLQAGEDFEFPAEAPPVRYIRFKVLETWGGMDFIHFTEFTFWGNVISNN, translated from the coding sequence ATGAAATCATATATAATGGTATTGCATCTTGTCTTGATATTCTTATCAATCGGATGCAAAGAAGACGATAACATAAGACCCTTTGGGAAAGATGTGGAAGCTGGTGCTCCTGGTGTAGTATCAGAGATTAAAGTGAAAAATATTCCGGGTGGAGCGGTTATATCTTATCAACTACCAGATAATCCGGATATCATGTATGTGAGAGCCCGCTATAAAGTTGGTCAGGGGAAAGAAATGGAGGCTAGAGCCTCAGTCTATGCAAATGAATTGACTGTCAATGGATTTGGAGATATGAATGAACATGAAGTTGAATTGTCTTGTGTGGACCGGATGGAAAATGAGGGGGCTACGACTGTTGCAGTAGTAACTCCATTGAAGCCTTCTGTTCTGACTACCTTCGAATCTTTGGAAGTGAATGCTACATTTGGTGGGGTATATGTAAATTTCAAAAATCCAGAAAAAGCGAGTCTTTCTATTCATGTTGTAACTACTGATTCGTTAAATCAGCCTTATGAAGCTCATGTACAATATACACAGGCAGAGAAAGGACCTTTTTATGTTCGTGGATTTAAAGCAGAAGAAAGGATGTTTGATATTTATGTAGTTGACCGTTGGGGGAATAGTTCGGATACTTTATATAATGTTTTAACTCCTTACGAGGAAACCCGATTAAATAAAAAACTTTTCTATCCATACATATTGCCGAATGATGTAGCATGTAATGCGTGGGGAGGAAACTTAGCTTATGCATGGAATGACGATTATACTCCTGCTCTTTTTGTACATAGTCCGGGTGGAGATACATTCCCGATGTGGTTTACTTTTGATATGGGAGTCACTGCGAAACTGAGCAGGTATAAATTCTATCATCTTTTTATGGAGGAACATGCTTTCCAGCGTGGTAATCTAAAGACTTGGGAAGTTTGGGGGAGAACAGATACGCCTCCTGCTGACGGAAGTTGGGATGGATGGACTAAATTGATGGATTGTGAGTCTCATAAACCGTCAGGACTACCTGTTGGGCAGCATACAGCAGAAGACTGGGAATATTTGCAAGCAGGTGAGGATTTCGAATTTCCGGCAGAAGCTCCTCCAGTGAGATATATTCGTTTCAAGGTTCTTGAAACATGGGGAGGTATGGACTTTATACACTTTACAGAATTTACTTTCTGGGGCAATGTAATATCTAACAATTAA